A genomic segment from Papilio machaon chromosome 20, ilPapMach1.1, whole genome shotgun sequence encodes:
- the LOC106710218 gene encoding organic cation transporter protein yields the protein MDAEKKDSEVTVDDILQILGPFGRFNVYNYMLILFPVFLAGVYSSVFNFEAMDLKYRCAIPECDDTTAVSNYTIPHHEDGTYAKCVRYAPFSNVSNFVNNSIGRCSPHYFDTSTEIECESYVYLEEHSIVKEFDLACQDWKRSLVGTVHNAGFFLSIPLTGLISDKYGRRLALVFACVTSGIFGVIRAFSLNYNMFIVLEFLEPAFGGGIYTACFVLALELVGPKGRVFISLLFNTMFILGGVTVTLLFWWLQNWRHLLLIIYTPAIFVFVYMWMLTESFRWFFSKGRYEEGLNTLIRSEKMNNVTVPKEHYNQVEKHAMQQREAKKFENRENNQSSFSQILSSAMIWKRVFICSFLWTSSTLVYYGLSINAIELSGNSYLNYIVVIIIEAPANVCKLIFLDRFGRKRVIAIAYILTGLILINYGFLPDGNWSTVFYLGGKFFITLAYNSLYVFAAEVFPTDYRTTLLAVCSTIGKIGSTIAPQTPLLAKFYVYLPTILFGCMATLSGFLVLTLPETNNQKLPDSLKEAKEQDRRGTKNKEERSETKTKL from the exons atggatgcAGAAAAGAAAGATTCTGAAGTGACCGTGGatgatattttacaaatattgggACCTTTTGGAAGATTCAACGTTTACAAttatatgttgattttattccCCGTCTTTCTTGCCGGAGTGTACTCTTCGGTTTTTAATTTCGAAGCTATGGATTTAAAGTACAG ATGTGCTATACCAGAATGTGATGACACAACAGCTGTATCAAATTACACAATACCCCACCATGAGGACGGAACATACGCGAAATGCGTTCGGTACGCGCCTTTCTCAAATGTCAGTAACTTCGTCAACAACAGCATAGGACGATGTTCGCCACACTACTTTGATACTTCGACTGAAATCGAATGCGAGTCCTATGTGTACTTAGAGGAGCACTCCATTGTTAAAGAG ttcgACCTCGCCTGCCAGGATTGGAAGCGGTCACTGGTCGGTACCGTTCACAATGCAGGTTTCTTCCTCTCAATTCCACTGACTGGTCTAATATCTGACAAGTACGGTCGTCGACTTGCGTTGGTCTTCGCTTGTGTAACCAGTGGCATCTTTGGTGTTATCCGAGCGTTCTCATTGAATTACAACATGTTTATTGTACTCGAATTCTTGGAGCCGGCGTTCGGAGGTGGCATTTATACAGCGTGTTTTGTTTTGG caTTGGAGCTAGTCGGACCTAAAGGTCGAGTGTTCATCAGTTTACTTTTCAACACGATGTTTATCCTCGGTGGAGTGACCGTCACCTTGCTATTCTGGTGGCTGCAGAACTGGCGACACCTCCTTCTCATCATCTACACACCTGCTATCTTCGTCTTCGTATACATGTGGATGTTAACAGAAAGCTTCCGATGGTTCTTCAGCAAAGGTCGTTACGAAGAAGGTTTAAATACATTGATTAGATCGGAAAAAATGAACAATGTAACTGTCCCAAAAGAGCATTACAACCAAGTGGAAAAACACGCAATGCAGCAAAGAGAAGCAAAGAAATTCGAAAACAGAGAAAATAATCAATCATCTTTCAGTCAAATTTTATCATCGGCGATGATTTGGAAgagagtttttatttgttcttttCTCTGGACATCTTCTACTCTAGTATACTATGGTCTTTCCATCAATGCTATAGAGTTATCTGGGAATAGTTACTTGAACTACATCGTTGTTATCATCATAGAAGCGCCGGCGAACGtctgtaaattaatattcttgGATAGATTTGGAAGAAAACGAGTCATTGCAATTGCTTACATTTTAACtggtttgattttaattaactacgGATTCCTTCCAG atGGCAATTGGTCTACTGTATTTTACTTGGGTGGAAAGTTCTTCATAACACTCGCCTACAATTCACTATATGTGTTCGCTGCTGAAGTGTTCCCAACTGACTACAGGACCACATTACTAGCTGTGTGTTCTACTATCGGAAAAATTGGTTCCACTATCGCACCACAAACACCGCTTTTg gCGAAGTTTTACGTTTACTTACCAACAATACTGTTTGGTTGTATGGCAACATTATCAGGTTTCCTTGTATTGACTTTACCGGAGACGAATAATCAAAAATTACCAGACTCGTTAAAAGAAGCGAAAGAACAAGACAGAAGAGGAACTAAGAATAAAGAAGAAAGGTCAGAAACAAAGACTAAACTTTAA